A region of the Nocardia asteroides genome:
TGGCCGTGGCCACCCGGTGGTGACCACGGTGACACCGGTGGTGAAAGCGCCGAGCCCGCGGCGCAGCTCGGCGCTGTCGGTCATGAGCGGGCAGCCTCCGTCACCAGCTCGGCGGGCTCGTCCTCGTCGGGAGCGACGGGACCGGACTGCGCCGGCGCGCTCGGCGCCGCGCCGCGTTGCCGCCACCACTCGGCGATGCCGCGTGCCCACCAGTAGACGCCGCGAGCGCCGCAGACGACGACCAGCGCGATGAACAACCCGTAGGAGATGTGCAGCGCGGTGACCACGCCGTACATGATGCCGACCGAGGCGCCGAACATGATCTGCTGCTTCTTGCCCGACGGGGTGGTGCCCGGATCGGTGACCATGTAATTGGTGAACAGCACGAATGCCAGGCCGGTCATCATGCTCAGGCCGGCCAGGATCGAGATGTTCGGCTCGATGATCCCGCGCACGATGGCCTGGAGTGCGAACGCGCCCACCCACGCCATGATCAGCGGCATCTTCAGCGTCAGCTTGGCGTTCAACAGGGTGCCGGTCATCAACAGGCCGAGCACGATGAGCGCGTCCGCCGGGCCGGAGATGTACTCGGTGAAGTGGTAGGGCGGCGCGACCGAGATCATCGGGAACACCAGGAAGCACACCACCACGCCGAAGTTCGACGGGTTCATGAAGTGGCGCACCTTGCCGTTGATCTTGGCGCGCAGCACCCACTTCGTGCCGACAGCGACCACGATGCCGAAGATCACCGGCCACAGCTTGTCGTGGGCGAAGGTCAGGAAGTTGAACGCCAGACCCGTGATGTGCGCGGGGAGCAGGAACTCGAACAGCCCGCGCGGCCCCCGGCCCAGGAAGGCGGGCGACCGCTTGTACGCCCAGGCCGCCAGGACTTCCAGCCCGATCTCGGTGGAGTACGCGGTGGCCAGCGCGATGAACGGCCACAGGAACGGTTGCTCGAAGCCGAGCAGCGGGAATCCGATCAGATTGAAGATCGTGATCGAGATGGCGAAGTTGCGCAGCGCCAGGTAGCGCGTGTCCTTGGTCGGCGCGGGGGTTTCCACCCACTCCTTGGCGAATTCGGTCCCCGAACGCTGAACGGCCGAGATGCGTTCGGCGGCCGTCGTTTTGCTCTCCGGGGCAGCGCCGTTGCCTGCCGCGCCGTTGGCGGCCGCGCCGTTGGCAGAGGCGCTGCCGTTGCCTTCGATCGCCGCGGTTTCGTGCTGCCCGTTCGACGCGGCTGCCGCGTCGCCCGGATCCTTCTTGTCGTTGTCGCTCATCGCTGCTTGACCTCCTGCGCGTTCGAGGCGAGGTTCACGGTGTGCCAGCCCGGCGCGAGCTGGAGGGTTTGTTCGTGCGGGGTGCCGTTGGTCTCCCGCCAGCGCAGCACGACGTTCAACGGAGCGGCCGGATCGACCTCGCCGAGGCCGATGTGTACCTCGGTGGCGCGCTTGCCGGTGTGCCCGCTACCGCCGTCGAGGTGGCTGGTGAGCAGGCGACCGTCCGCCGTGCGCACCTCGACCTGGGCGTCCACCGCCGGAACGCCCTGGACCGGAAGGCCGGCCGCCGTCATCGTGGTCGTGGTGCCCTCCCAGACCGGCTTGAACAGTTTCAGGCCGAGGAACTGGCCGTTGTCCGCCTTGTTGTTGTGGTAGAAGGTCGGATCGCCCCACTGGCGGGCGACGGCGAAGCTGAGCGCGCCGTTGCCGGAGGTGTCGCCGACGGCTATGCCGCGCGAGGGGATCGGGGTGTCCATGCCGAGCGCGTGGGTGAGGTTGGCGAACTTGCCGTCGTCACCGCGGCTGAAGAAGCCGACCGGATCGCTGCCCGCCAAGTCGGCGTCCTCGCCGATGATCGGCCAGGACCACGGGTACTTGGTCAGGTCGTCGTTCATGGTGCCGAGTTCCTGGATCTGCGGCCACCGGTTGACCTCGCCCTTGATCATGCCGGTGGACTGGACCACCTCGTTGCGACCGTCGTTGTCGAAGTCGTTGATCTTCGCGTCCCAGCCCCAGGTCTCCCAGGCCAATCCGACGTCCGTCGCGCGATTCTCGAACGGCGCGACGCCCTCGGCCAATTGCCGCGCCGCGTCGGCGGTGTCCTCGGCCGTGTTGTAGAACGCGAAGTGCCCTTCCATCAGAGCGAAGCGCACCGCGATGTTGCTGACGAACAGGTCCGGCATGCCGTCGCCGTTCATATCGCCGAAGTCGGCCGCCATGCCCTTGTCCGAATCATGGCCCAGCACATACGACTTCGGGTCGGTGAGCCCGCGCTCGCCCTCGGCGAATCCGAAGCGGATCCGGCCCGGCGTGGACTCGTTGACGAACAAGCGGTCGCGTCCGAAGTCGTTGGCCACGTACAACTCGGGCAGTTGGTCGCCGTTGAGGTCGGCCGCGGCCGCCGCCAGCGCCCATCCGGTGTCCATGCCGATCGGGAAGGGGTTGGCCACCTCGCGGTAGTCGGCGGTCGGTTCCTCGCCCGCCTTGGCGGAGGCCAGGGTGAAGATCCGGTCCTTGCCGCCGTTGCGGGCGTTGGACAGCGAGTCGGTCATCCACAGCGCGAGCTGGCCCTCCTCGGAGAGCACGTCCATGTCGTTGAAGTACTGGCCCAGGTAGATGTCCGGCTTGCCGTCGCCGTCGAAGTCGGAGACCGAGACCGCCGCGGTGATCCAGCGCTCGCCCTCGTAGTGCCCGTCGGGGGTGTTCGGCGAAGCGACGATGTCGATCGGGCGGAAGGCCTTGGCGTCCAGGCGGGTGGCGTTGGCGCGCTGCAGGTACAGGATCGGCGTGCGGCCGTAGTACGACACCAGCGCGTCCATCCGGCCGTCACCGTTGAAGTCGCCGGGAACGCAGCCCGAGGGCACCGTGGACGAATCCGCGGGCAGCGGCTCGGGGTCGAGCACGAAAGGCTCGTACCGGCTGGTGTTGCTGTCCGGGGTCGGCGTGATGAAGGCCGTGTCCGAGCGGGGATCGACTACGCACAGGTCGTCCGCCAGCCGGTTGCCGTCGAGGTCGTTCATCGCGATGGCCGCGCCGACCGAGGAGATCCAGGCCGACAGGTGCTTGTACGGTTCGCGCAGCTCACGGATCTTGCGGTCGGTCGGCAATCCCTTGGGCAGCGCGATCGGCATCGCGGTGAAGTCGAACTTGCTCGCGATCGGCCCGCCCGCCACGTCGTGCGTCGGCAGCAGCGCCGAACGCGCGGGAATGAACAGCGAGCCCATCAGCAGCAGGGATACCGCGGGGACCACCGCTTTTCGGAGGACGGATCGGTTGATGGGAATTTTCACGAGTGCTGCTCCTCATGGGCGAGAGTGAATTGCTGTCCCGCGGTGTCCGCGAGTCCGTCGAGCACCTCGCGCAGCGTGGCCAGCGCTTGGTCCATTTGCTGCTCGGTGTGCCTGCAGTTGATGAAGAACCGCAACCTGGCCTCCCCGGCCGGGACGACCGGGTGGGTGATGGCGTTCACGCTGAAATCGCGCTGCAGCATGGCCAGTGCCGCGAGCACGGCGGGTTCGTCGGCGCCGGTCATGACCGGGATGATCGGCGAATCCGACGACATGCCGATGTCGAAGCCGTATTCCTCGGCGCGGCGGTGGAAGTACTCGCTGTTGCGCCGCAACTGGGTCACGCGTTCGGGCTCGTCGCGCAGCACCTCGAGTCCGGCCAGTGCCGCGCCGATGGCCGACGGGGCGGGGGCGGCGGTGTACATGCTCAATCCACCCGCGACGTACTTGAATCCGTCGACCAGTTCCCGGTTGCCCGCGAGATAACCGCCGACGCTGCCGAGGGCTTTGGACAGCGTGCCCATCCAGACGTCCACCGCGTCGCCGGGCAGGTCGAACAGCTCACGCACGCCGTGCCCGGTGGCGCCGAGCGTGCCGAACGAATGCGCCTCGTCGATCATGATCGAGCAGTCGTAGCGCCGGGCCACCTCGATGATCTCGGGCAGCCGGACCACGTCGCCGTCCATGCTGTAGAGGCCCTCGATGATCACCATGGCCCGGTCGAAGCTGCGGCGCGACATCTTGAGGATGGTCTCGAGCGACTCCGGATCGTTGTGCCGGAAGGAAACCCGCTTGCAGCGCGACCACTCGGTGCCCGAGACCACGCTGTGGTGGATCAGCGCGTCGCACACCGCGAGATCGCGTTTGCCGAGCAGGAAGCCGACCGCGGCGGCGTTGGTGAGGTAGCCGCTCGCGGTCACCAGGGCCGCCTCGGTGTCGTAGACGCGGGCGATCTCGGCTTCCAGCTCGCGATAGATCGGCAGCTCGCCCGCCACGATGCGGACGGCGGCGGCGGAGGTGCCGTACCGATCGATCGCGTCCTTGGCGGCTCGGCGCACCCGCGGGTCGGCGGCCAGGTCCAGATAGCCGAAGCTGCTGAAGTTGACCACGTCCCGGTCGGCCATCCGCGTCACCGCGCCGCTGATGCCCTCGTGCGGCAGGTAGTACGGGTTGATCAGGCCCACCTGCCGCACCCAGGCGTCGAATCGCCCGAACCGCTGCCCGGCCTCGAGCACGCCGGGGTGATCACGGAAGGAGGTGTGCGCGGCCCCGCGCGGCGCGGTGCCGCCGTTGGCGGGGGCCGGGGTGGGGGTGGCGGAGCCGTTCGTAGCTCGTGCGCCGTTGGTCGTCGCCGGGGCGGCGCTGGTCTCACCGCCCGCGTGCCTGGCCAGCAGTGCGCGGGCCAGCTCCCGGGGGTTGTTGTCGGTCATTCGTCCTCGCTCCTCGCCGCGCGCTCTTCTTCCTGGGCAATCTGCTCGGCAATTCGCGCGCCGAGCCCGCGCAACGTCAGTCCGATCACGGCGAGCACCGATAGCTGGGTGCCGAGCACCTGCACCACGCGGGCCCCGAACTCCATGCCCATCAGCGAGTCCATGCCGAGTTCGGGCAGCGGGGTGTTCAGGTCCACCGTCTCGGCGTCGACGCCGAGCACCGCGGCGAGCTGTTCGGCGAGCAGGTAGGCCACCACCTCCCCGCGCTGTTCGACACCCAATCGCAGGATCTCCGCCCGCAGCGCACCCGCGCCCGACGCTCCGCCGCCCGCGGCCGCCACCTGCTCGGCGAAACGCGGCGTGCGGGTGGACGGGCGGTGCGCCAGCGCCCACTGGCTCCAGTCCACGTCGAACAGCACGATCTGCGGCAGGTCCAGCCGCAGGCACTCGCCGAGCAGATCGGTGGCCACGTCCATGTCCACTGAGCGGTAACCGGTCATCTCCGCGTACCGGCTGACCGCCTCGTAGTCGGCCATGCCGCCGCCACCGCTCATGAAGCCCCAGTTCACCGTCAGTGCGGCCGCGCCACGGGCGCGGCGGGCGGCGGCGATCATGTCGAGCACCGAATTGGCCGCCGCGTAACCGAATTGGGGCGAGATGCCGACAATGCTGCTCGCCGAGGAGAACAGCACGAACATGTCCAGATCGATGCCGGCGGCGGTCACCGCGGTGTCCAGGTTGACCGCGCCCGCGACCTTGGGCCCGAAGATCTCCGCCAGCGACTCGACGGTGATCTGCGGGACCTCGAGGTTGTTCACCACACCGGCGGCGTGGAAGATGCCGCGCAACGGACGGCCGCAGGCCTGGATGCGCTCGATGAGCGCGGCGACGGCGTCGTAGTCGGCCATGTCGATGCGTTCCTCGACGACTTCCACGCCGGCGGCGGCGAATTCGGCGACCGCGGCGCGGGCCGCGTCCCCCGTGGCGCCGCTGCGCCCGGCAAGCACCAGGCGACGCGCGCCGATCCGCACCAGCCAGCGCGCGGTCGCCAGCCCGAACGCGCCGAAGCCGCCGGTGACCAAGTAGCTGGCCGCAGGGTCGATCGGCAGGCTCGGCCGCTTCGCCAGCACCGTCGGTTCCGGTTCGCGCAGGTCGAGCACGACCCGGCCGATCTGCTTGGACCGCACCACCGTTTCGAACGCCTCGGCGGTCGAATCCAGCGTGAACGCGGTGTAGGGCAGGTAGTCGTAGGTGCCTTCGTTCAAGGCGTCCATCGCCCGGCGCGCCGCGCGCCGGACCAGTTCGGGACGCACCGCAAGGGCGCGGTCCATGTCGACGGCGAAGAACGACAGATTCCGGTCGAACGGGCGCAGGTCGATCGCCCCGCCGCCGTAGATGTCGGCTTTGCCGATCTCGACGACCCGGCCGAATTCGGCGGCCACCCGCAGGTTCTGCTGGAGGATTTCACCGGGGGAGGAGTTGTAGACCACGTCGACGCCGCGCCCGCCGGTCAGCGTGAGCACGTCGTCGACGAAGCTGATCGAGCGTGAGTTGACCACCTCGTGCGCGCCCGCCGCCGTGGCCACCGCGCGGCGCTCGTCCGAGCCCGCCGTCGCGATCACCCGCGCGCCGAGGCGCACCGCCACCTGGACCGCGGCCATGCCCATGCCGCCCGCCGCGCCGTGTATCAGCACCGTCTCACCCGGTTGCAGGTGCGCCAGTTCGCCGAAGGCGAATTCGGCGGTGAGGAAGGGCAGCACCGAGCTGGAATGGCAGGGGTCGAGCACGGAGTCGGGGTAATTGAGGGGCATCGTGGCTCCCTCGTCGGGCCGGAGTGTGACGTGGCGGCGCAACAGATCCCTGGCGCACACCGACATCTGGTCGCCGACGGCGACATCGGTCACCCCTGGACCGACCCGCTCGATCACGCCGAATCCGTCCATGCCCAGCTCGGTGCCGAAATACGTTCCGGCCAGCTCCTTTTCGGTGAGCACGCCGAGCGCCTTGAGCGCGTCCTTGTAGTTGAGGCCCACCGCGTCCATCCGGATCTCGACCTCACCGGGGCCGGGCGCGACCCGATCCACCGCGCGCCACGTCAGGTCCGACAACAGCCGTGAGCGCCCGATCTCCAAGCGGAACGAGGTTTCCGGGCCGGTCAGCGGTGCGGCCTCGTCCCAGACCGCCAGATGGTCGCGCAGGGACTTGCGCAGGTGCAGCGCCCAGCACGCGCCCGCCCGCAACGCGACCTCGTCGGCGCGTCCGTCGCCGAGCACCTGCTCGATGATGTCGGCGGCGCGTGTGGCCGGTTCGGTGTCGACCAGTCGCCAGTGCACCGCGGGTTGCTCGTTGCGCAGGGTGCGCCGGGCGCCGGTGAGCGCCGCCTGCGCCGGATGCGCGAAGGCGTCGATCGGCAGGCAGAACGCCTGCTCGGTGACCACCACGGCGCGTACCTCGGCCGCCGGGGCGTCATCTTCGTCTTCGCCGACCACCAGCTCGCCGAGCGCCTTGGCGACCAGCGCGAGCCCGTAGGCATTGGGCACCGCGTCCAGCTCGGCGCCGGACACCACGACCACGCGGCTGCGTGTCACGCCGGGCCGCTCGTGGGCGGCCCGCAGGGTCGCGAGGACGCGCCGCGCGGCGGCCTCCTCCGGTTCCAAGGTGAGGATCTCCGACGCGGCTCGGGCGCTGGCGATTTCCTTCGCGCGCTGGGAGACGGTGCTGCCCAGGCTGATCACGAGCAGGAACTCCTCCGCGCCCACGGGTTCGTCGACGGCCGTGGTGTCGTCGACGATGGACCACACCGGCTCGTAGAACAGGCCGTCGAGCTGGTCGTGCAGATCCGGCTCGGCCGCGAGACTGGCGAACCGCACGCCCGAAAGCGTCAATGCGACACCGCCTTCCGGTGAAGCGACGGTGATGTCGGCGCACAGCGGGTCGCCGTCCACCCGGCGCACCAGCACGACCGCCCGCTCCGGCAGCGGCCCGGTCCAGCGGACCCCGGCGACCGAGGACGGCACCACGACGCTCGCGCCGCGCGCGGTCTGGGCGTACAGGGCGGCGAAGCATTGCAGCGCGGCGTCCACCGCCGCCGGGTGGGCCAGATGCGGCAGGCTCGGCGCGCGACCGGCCAGTGGCGTGAGATCGAGCCGGGCCAAGACGGAGTCGGCCCCGACTTGCGCCGCGGTGATCAACCGGAAACTCGGGCCGTAGGCCAGGCCGTGCGCGGCGAGGCCGTCGTACAGCGTCGCCGCCGCCACGTCCACCGCGTCCGCCGCCGGGGTCAGGTCGATCGTGCGCGCGTCGACGTCGGCCTCGATCAGCCTGCCGTGCGCGTTGACCGTCCAGGTGGTCGCCGTCGCGGCGCGCGAGCGCAGCGTGAACCGGTGGGTGGTCTCCTCGACGGTGAGGCGCAGTACCGGCACGTCGTGCTGCCCGATCACCAGCGGCGCGACGAACTGCACCGACTCCAGCCCGAACGTGGTGCGGCCGGTGCGCACCGCGACGGCGCTGAGCGCGGCGTCCAGGTAGGCCGCGCCCGGCAGCACGACCGACCCGTCCACGACGTGATCCGGCAGCCACGGCAAGGCGGCCACGGACAGCTCGACCTCCCACTCCGGCGCGGACGCCGCCGTGCGCTGACCGAGCATGACGTACCCGTCGACGGCGCCGACGCGGTCCGCCTCGATCGCGGGGTCCTCGGTCCACAGCGTGCGGCGCTGCCACGGGTAACGCGGCAGATCCACGTGCGCGACAGGCGTTCGGGGGGCGCCGGGCGCGCGTGTGGTGTCCAGCCCGCCCACCTGGTACAGCTCGCCCACCGCGCGCAGCAGGTTGTCGCGATCGTCGGCGTCGCGCGACAGCGTGCTGATCGCCGCGCCGTCGAGGCCGCGGCGCACGAACGCCTCCTTGATGTTGCCGCTGAGCACCGGGTGTGGTCCCACCTCCAGGAACACCCGGTGGCCCGCGTCGAGCAGGCTGTCAACGGCCGCGCCGAAGCGCACCGGCTCGCGCACGTTTCGGCACCAGTACTCGGCGTCCCAGTCCGGGCCGGACAGTTCGCCGCCGGTGACGGTGGACCAGATCGGCACGCGCGCGGGCTGCGGCGTGAGGCCGGCCAGCGCCGTGGTGAGGTCGCCGAGGATCGGGTCCATCAGGTGACTGTGGTAGGGCACCTCGACACGCAACGCCTTGGCGAAGACGCCTTCGTCGGTGAGTTCGGCCCTGATGCGGTCCAACTCGGTCGAATCACCCGACAGCGTCGCCGCGGAGTGGCTGTTGACCGCCGCGACGCAGACGCCCTCGACGCCCGCGAGACGCTCGTTCAGCTGCTCCTCCGAGAGCCCGACGGCGAGCATGCCGCCGGTGCCCGCGGTGGTGGCCTGCAACCGGGCGCGGTGACAACTGACCAGCAGGGCGTCGCGCAGTGACAGCGAGCCGGAGGCGTAGGCCGAGGCCACTTCCCCGACGCTGTGGCCGACCACCGCGGCGGGGTGGATGCCGGCTTCGGCGAGTTCGGCCAGGAGCGCGGCCTGGACCAGGAAGTTCGCCGGCTGCGCGTACTCGGTCCTGGTGATC
Encoded here:
- a CDS encoding aminotransferase class I/II-fold pyridoxal phosphate-dependent enzyme → MTDNNPRELARALLARHAGGETSAAPATTNGARATNGSATPTPAPANGGTAPRGAAHTSFRDHPGVLEAGQRFGRFDAWVRQVGLINPYYLPHEGISGAVTRMADRDVVNFSSFGYLDLAADPRVRRAAKDAIDRYGTSAAAVRIVAGELPIYRELEAEIARVYDTEAALVTASGYLTNAAAVGFLLGKRDLAVCDALIHHSVVSGTEWSRCKRVSFRHNDPESLETILKMSRRSFDRAMVIIEGLYSMDGDVVRLPEIIEVARRYDCSIMIDEAHSFGTLGATGHGVRELFDLPGDAVDVWMGTLSKALGSVGGYLAGNRELVDGFKYVAGGLSMYTAAPAPSAIGAALAGLEVLRDEPERVTQLRRNSEYFHRRAEEYGFDIGMSSDSPIIPVMTGADEPAVLAALAMLQRDFSVNAITHPVVPAGEARLRFFINCRHTEQQMDQALATLREVLDGLADTAGQQFTLAHEEQHS
- a CDS encoding SDR family NAD(P)-dependent oxidoreductase yields the protein MPNVAIVGIGCRFPGGIDGPDSFWDLVVHKGDGIVEVPADRWNLAKFYDPDPDAPGRMYTRHGGFLTQSLWEFDAEFFGISQREASIMDPQQRLLLEVAWEALDDAGMAGRVSGREVGVFVGGFMNDNALVRSGSISRASINSHSPTSSSHTLLSARIAFLLDLLGPTMTIDTACSSSLVALHQAMLALEAGECETAIVGGANAMLRPEAFISMCKGRFLAVDGRCKSFDAAADGYGRGEGAGAVVLKTLDAAVRDRDRIYAVVRGSGVNQDGRTLAIPVPNPVAQEALARRVHRLAGVDARDIRFVEAHGTGTPVGDPLELAALGAVYGAVEGRDEPLPVGSVKNNIGHTEAAAGVAGVIKAALTLHHGVIAPQLRLDNPNPEIRFDELRVRIPLETEPLPNGDGRAAVAVNSFGYGGTNAHAILTRAPEVPATPAQAARTPITVLPLSARNETALRTMATHLHDLTETAPVDVVTEAAWVQRAHHPIRAAFAYRDTGDLRAQLADFAVGAGKTPVRALTDGSTRPVFVFSGMGPQWWGMARGLLEADGHFAAAARSIDEIFREIAGWSIVEELLRPEQESRITRTEYAQPANFLVQAALLAELAEAGIHPAAVVGHSVGEVASAYASGSLSLRDALLVSCHRARLQATTAGTGGMLAVGLSEEQLNERLAGVEGVCVAAVNSHSAATLSGDSTELDRIRAELTDEGVFAKALRVEVPYHSHLMDPILGDLTTALAGLTPQPARVPIWSTVTGGELSGPDWDAEYWCRNVREPVRFGAAVDSLLDAGHRVFLEVGPHPVLSGNIKEAFVRRGLDGAAISTLSRDADDRDNLLRAVGELYQVGGLDTTRAPGAPRTPVAHVDLPRYPWQRRTLWTEDPAIEADRVGAVDGYVMLGQRTAASAPEWEVELSVAALPWLPDHVVDGSVVLPGAAYLDAALSAVAVRTGRTTFGLESVQFVAPLVIGQHDVPVLRLTVEETTHRFTLRSRAATATTWTVNAHGRLIEADVDARTIDLTPAADAVDVAAATLYDGLAAHGLAYGPSFRLITAAQVGADSVLARLDLTPLAGRAPSLPHLAHPAAVDAALQCFAALYAQTARGASVVVPSSVAGVRWTGPLPERAVVLVRRVDGDPLCADITVASPEGGVALTLSGVRFASLAAEPDLHDQLDGLFYEPVWSIVDDTTAVDEPVGAEEFLLVISLGSTVSQRAKEIASARAASEILTLEPEEAAARRVLATLRAAHERPGVTRSRVVVVSGAELDAVPNAYGLALVAKALGELVVGEDEDDAPAAEVRAVVVTEQAFCLPIDAFAHPAQAALTGARRTLRNEQPAVHWRLVDTEPATRAADIIEQVLGDGRADEVALRAGACWALHLRKSLRDHLAVWDEAAPLTGPETSFRLEIGRSRLLSDLTWRAVDRVAPGPGEVEIRMDAVGLNYKDALKALGVLTEKELAGTYFGTELGMDGFGVIERVGPGVTDVAVGDQMSVCARDLLRRHVTLRPDEGATMPLNYPDSVLDPCHSSSVLPFLTAEFAFGELAHLQPGETVLIHGAAGGMGMAAVQVAVRLGARVIATAGSDERRAVATAAGAHEVVNSRSISFVDDVLTLTGGRGVDVVYNSSPGEILQQNLRVAAEFGRVVEIGKADIYGGGAIDLRPFDRNLSFFAVDMDRALAVRPELVRRAARRAMDALNEGTYDYLPYTAFTLDSTAEAFETVVRSKQIGRVVLDLREPEPTVLAKRPSLPIDPAASYLVTGGFGAFGLATARWLVRIGARRLVLAGRSGATGDAARAAVAEFAAAGVEVVEERIDMADYDAVAALIERIQACGRPLRGIFHAAGVVNNLEVPQITVESLAEIFGPKVAGAVNLDTAVTAAGIDLDMFVLFSSASSIVGISPQFGYAAANSVLDMIAAARRARGAAALTVNWGFMSGGGGMADYEAVSRYAEMTGYRSVDMDVATDLLGECLRLDLPQIVLFDVDWSQWALAHRPSTRTPRFAEQVAAAGGGASGAGALRAEILRLGVEQRGEVVAYLLAEQLAAVLGVDAETVDLNTPLPELGMDSLMGMEFGARVVQVLGTQLSVLAVIGLTLRGLGARIAEQIAQEEERAARSEDE
- a CDS encoding RnfABCDGE type electron transport complex subunit D produces the protein MSDNDKKDPGDAAAASNGQHETAAIEGNGSASANGAAANGAAGNGAAPESKTTAAERISAVQRSGTEFAKEWVETPAPTKDTRYLALRNFAISITIFNLIGFPLLGFEQPFLWPFIALATAYSTEIGLEVLAAWAYKRSPAFLGRGPRGLFEFLLPAHITGLAFNFLTFAHDKLWPVIFGIVVAVGTKWVLRAKINGKVRHFMNPSNFGVVVCFLVFPMISVAPPYHFTEYISGPADALIVLGLLMTGTLLNAKLTLKMPLIMAWVGAFALQAIVRGIIEPNISILAGLSMMTGLAFVLFTNYMVTDPGTTPSGKKQQIMFGASVGIMYGVVTALHISYGLFIALVVVCGARGVYWWARGIAEWWRQRGAAPSAPAQSGPVAPDEDEPAELVTEAARS
- a CDS encoding CRTAC1 family protein; this encodes MKIPINRSVLRKAVVPAVSLLLMGSLFIPARSALLPTHDVAGGPIASKFDFTAMPIALPKGLPTDRKIRELREPYKHLSAWISSVGAAIAMNDLDGNRLADDLCVVDPRSDTAFITPTPDSNTSRYEPFVLDPEPLPADSSTVPSGCVPGDFNGDGRMDALVSYYGRTPILYLQRANATRLDAKAFRPIDIVASPNTPDGHYEGERWITAAVSVSDFDGDGKPDIYLGQYFNDMDVLSEEGQLALWMTDSLSNARNGGKDRIFTLASAKAGEEPTADYREVANPFPIGMDTGWALAAAAADLNGDQLPELYVANDFGRDRLFVNESTPGRIRFGFAEGERGLTDPKSYVLGHDSDKGMAADFGDMNGDGMPDLFVSNIAVRFALMEGHFAFYNTAEDTADAARQLAEGVAPFENRATDVGLAWETWGWDAKINDFDNDGRNEVVQSTGMIKGEVNRWPQIQELGTMNDDLTKYPWSWPIIGEDADLAGSDPVGFFSRGDDGKFANLTHALGMDTPIPSRGIAVGDTSGNGALSFAVARQWGDPTFYHNNKADNGQFLGLKLFKPVWEGTTTTMTAAGLPVQGVPAVDAQVEVRTADGRLLTSHLDGGSGHTGKRATEVHIGLGEVDPAAPLNVVLRWRETNGTPHEQTLQLAPGWHTVNLASNAQEVKQR